Proteins found in one Gigantopelta aegis isolate Gae_Host chromosome 12, Gae_host_genome, whole genome shotgun sequence genomic segment:
- the LOC121385929 gene encoding uncharacterized protein LOC121385929, giving the protein MLLITDRNCNAIWPQSDSFTDASGSATNSDEIHLLNHGDELQESLVDTTSESSGHHPDQIEVIESNDDDLQSVERLYDDLGQFIDATISAAEITAKLKEMSDAQTLHLLQKHYRPDSRYAFPAVFVNGCNRSFKYSWIEKYPWIVYSARLDGVFCIYCALFRKDRSSRGSIVNLPFTKWTRCSHVFKDHATSKPHINAITDSEIFQEHLLHTDRVVPVLLEKKMEMIRENREILSCIVEAIVFCGRQCIALRGEAEADDQSGNPGNFLAILKLMSRDNEVLNHHLKDARQKNGKYISPDIQNQLINIIGEDILQATLIDEVRQAKFYSIMADEITTHNKEQLSICLRFVDNENNVRDCLGICLCDQNYWRSLGMYTVNNIKKRRPTCRKPKRTRL; this is encoded by the exons ATGCTTCTCATTACTGACAGGAATTGCAATGCCATCTG GCCTCAATCTGATTCATTTACCGATGCTTCTGGTAGTGCTACTAACTCtgatgaaattcatcttctaAACCATGGCGATGAATTGCAAGAAAGTCTAGTGGACACAACTTCAGAATCCAGTGGACACCATCCAGACCAAATTGAAGTGATCGAGAGCAATGATGATGATCTTCAATCAGTTGAAAGACTCTATG ATGACTTGGGTCAGTTCATTGATGCGACAATTTCAGCTGCAGAAATAACTGCTAAACTGAAAGAGATGAGTGATGCTCAGACTTTGCATTTGCTTCAAAAGCATTATCGACCAGACTCGAGGTATGCTTTTCCAGCTGTCTTCGTGAATGGCTGTAATCGTTCTTTTAAGTATTCTTGGATTGAAAAGTACCCATGGATTGTCTATAGTGCAAGGCTTGATGGTGTCTTCTGTATTTACTGTGCCCTCTTTAGAAAGGACCGTAGCAGTAGAGGCTCCATTGTAAATCTGCCATTCACCAAATGGACACGATGTTCTCATGTTTTCAAGGATCATGCGACTTCAAAACCACACATTAATGCTATTACTGATTCTGAAATATTTCAAGAGCATTTACTGCATACAGATAGAGTGGTACCAGTACTTCTGGAGAAGAAAATGGAGATGATACGTGAAAACCGAGAAATATTGTCATGTATTGTTGAAGCAATTGTCTTTTGTGGGAGGCAGTGTATTGCCTTAAGGGGAGAAGCAGAAGCAGATGACCAGTCAGGAAACCCGGGGAATTTTCTGGCAATACTTAAGCTAATGAGTAGAGACAATGAAGTTCTAAACCATCATCTTAAGGATGCAAGGCAAAAGAATGGTAAATACATATCTCCCGACATTCAGAATCAGTTGATAAACATAATTGGTGAAGACATCCTACAAGCAACACTTATTGATGAAGTTAGACAAGCTAAATTCTATTCCATTATGGCTGATGAGATAACAACGCACAACAAAGAACAGTTATCGATATGCCTCAGGTTTGTTGACAATGAAAATAATGTGCGTGATTGTCTTGGGATTTGTCTCTGTGATCAGAATTACTGGAGAAGCCTTGGCATGTACACTGTTAACAACATTAAGAAACGCAGGCCTACCTGTCGAAAACCTAAGAGGACCAGGTTATGA